One window of the Herbiconiux sp. L3-i23 genome contains the following:
- a CDS encoding nuclear transport factor 2 family protein, with product MSIPSAYTGDPTDDDGALILRHIVGLYDAYLAKDRATADSFIAAEATMWDSEYVPLLRGHDALNALRDARPPAEDASLVVGIDVTEPVIDVWGDVAVAKHVFTVRFSDGRPDEVVRNTGVWRRTDDGWKIFHNHEDVVHTA from the coding sequence ATGTCGATTCCCTCCGCTTACACGGGCGACCCCACCGATGACGACGGTGCGCTGATCCTGCGTCACATCGTCGGGCTCTACGACGCCTACCTCGCGAAGGACCGCGCCACCGCCGACTCGTTCATCGCCGCCGAGGCGACGATGTGGGACAGCGAATACGTCCCCCTCCTGCGCGGACACGACGCCCTCAACGCCCTCCGCGACGCGCGCCCGCCCGCCGAAGACGCCTCCCTCGTCGTCGGAATCGACGTCACCGAACCGGTGATCGACGTCTGGGGCGACGTCGCGGTCGCGAAACACGTCTTCACCGTCCGCTTCTCCGATGGGCGCCCCGACGAGGTCGTCCGCAACACGGGCGTCTGGCGTCGGACCGACGACGGCTGGAAGATCTTCCACAATCACGAGGACGTCGTCCACACCGCCTAG
- a CDS encoding ABC transporter substrate-binding protein, which produces MNKITRGGAVVASIAGIALLVSACGASDSGGDSGGDSSQIVIDKSFDLVTADPGRMFETTGGIVLHAVYDSLLTFADGDSTTPLPSVASEWSANDDATEYTFTLRDDITFSDGTALTSADVVYSLDRVKNLQGNGSFLMSGLSVAAPDDTTVVITSEAPNTAIPAIVTSPTLGIVNSAVVTENGGASDEGAAESDTAEEFLNSESAGSGPYVLESFDTTTEVVLTRNEEYWGEAPEYDRVILRNATAETQLQDLQSGTAQVALDLGSDQTASLQGNGDLIVSTDVSATMFFLFANANPEISDVTSSADFREAVLYGLDYDGLVELAGEGAERPGGIVPTTFLGALDSGDAPQRDIERATAAAERLGDIGTISLEYASDISAAGLNFGPFAERVQANLAEVGIDIELTPGPVASTLENYRNGAEQMGFWLWNPDYPDPADYLAFGPGGIVGLRAGWAAGASPEIESVMAEVSTTTDDAARAPLFEEFQTLMNEAGVIFPIVQPAATVVSSSSVGEVKYDAVFSLDIAAIGK; this is translated from the coding sequence GTGAACAAGATCACGAGAGGCGGCGCGGTCGTCGCCTCGATCGCCGGCATCGCGCTCCTCGTCAGCGCCTGCGGCGCGTCCGACTCGGGCGGCGACAGCGGCGGCGACAGCAGCCAGATCGTCATCGACAAGTCCTTCGACCTCGTCACGGCCGACCCCGGCCGCATGTTCGAGACCACGGGCGGCATCGTGCTGCACGCCGTCTACGACAGCCTGCTCACCTTCGCGGACGGTGACTCGACGACGCCGCTGCCGAGCGTCGCCTCCGAATGGAGCGCGAACGACGACGCGACCGAGTACACCTTCACCCTCCGCGACGACATCACCTTCTCGGACGGCACCGCGCTGACCTCGGCCGACGTCGTCTACTCGCTCGACCGGGTGAAGAACCTGCAAGGCAACGGCTCGTTCCTGATGTCCGGCCTCTCGGTCGCGGCACCGGACGACACGACCGTCGTCATCACCTCCGAGGCGCCCAACACGGCCATCCCGGCGATCGTGACGAGCCCCACGCTCGGCATCGTCAACAGCGCCGTCGTCACCGAGAACGGTGGAGCCTCCGACGAGGGGGCCGCCGAGAGCGACACCGCCGAGGAGTTCCTCAACTCCGAGTCCGCCGGCAGCGGCCCCTACGTCCTCGAGAGCTTCGACACCACGACCGAGGTCGTGCTGACGCGCAACGAGGAGTACTGGGGCGAGGCGCCCGAGTACGACCGGGTCATCCTGCGCAACGCCACCGCCGAGACGCAGCTCCAGGACCTGCAGAGCGGCACCGCGCAGGTCGCACTCGACCTCGGCTCCGACCAGACCGCGTCGCTGCAGGGCAACGGCGATCTGATCGTCTCGACCGACGTGTCGGCGACGATGTTCTTCCTCTTCGCGAACGCGAACCCCGAGATCTCGGACGTGACCTCGAGCGCCGACTTCCGCGAAGCGGTCCTCTACGGTCTCGACTACGACGGACTGGTCGAGCTCGCCGGTGAGGGTGCCGAGCGACCGGGCGGCATCGTGCCGACCACGTTCCTCGGTGCGCTCGACAGCGGCGACGCCCCGCAGCGCGACATCGAGCGGGCGACCGCCGCGGCGGAGCGCCTCGGTGACATCGGCACGATCTCGCTCGAGTACGCGAGCGATATCTCGGCCGCCGGTCTCAACTTCGGTCCGTTCGCCGAGCGTGTGCAGGCGAACCTCGCCGAGGTCGGCATCGACATCGAGCTGACCCCCGGTCCCGTGGCCTCGACGCTCGAGAACTACCGCAACGGCGCCGAGCAGATGGGCTTCTGGCTGTGGAACCCGGACTACCCGGACCCCGCCGACTACCTCGCCTTCGGACCCGGCGGCATCGTCGGTCTCCGCGCCGGTTGGGCCGCGGGCGCGTCGCCCGAGATCGAGTCCGTCATGGCCGAGGTCAGCACGACGACCGACGACGCCGCCCGTGCGCCGCTGTTCGAGGAGTTCCAGACCCTCATGAACGAGGCCGGCGTCATCTTCCCGATCGTGCAGCCCGCCGCCACCGTGGTGTCGAGCTCGTCGGTCGGCGAGGTCAAGTACGACGCGGTGTTCTCGCTCGACATCGCCGCGATCGGCAAGTAG
- a CDS encoding ABC transporter permease — MLWRFVAGRVGAAVILAVGIVIVAFSLTSLLPGDAVTSQLGEQAAANPEIVARFRAQYGLDQPLYVQFFAYLGNLFQGNLGTSLESRRPVLTDLAQFGPASAELALTATIIAIVLGVGGGVLAALRADKISDQVLRVVSLGGVSVPLFWLSLIATAVLSTSLRLFPSSGRLNPGVQPPPQVTGLYTIDSLIAGNLPLFGQAVWHLVLPALVLSMPMIGLLLRFTRSSTLEVLNNEYVRAAEAKGLPRFTIVRRHVLRGALVPVITVLGTAFASLLAGTVLVEQIFAWPGIGSYAYRSATNLDLPAIVGVTLFVAMVYVVINLLVDVLYGFIDPRIRAA; from the coding sequence ATGCTCTGGCGGTTCGTCGCAGGACGCGTCGGCGCGGCCGTGATCCTCGCGGTCGGCATCGTCATCGTCGCGTTCTCGCTGACCTCGCTGCTGCCCGGTGACGCGGTGACCTCGCAGCTCGGCGAGCAGGCGGCCGCGAACCCCGAGATCGTGGCGCGATTCCGAGCCCAGTACGGTCTCGACCAGCCGCTCTACGTGCAGTTCTTCGCCTACCTCGGCAACCTCTTCCAGGGCAATCTCGGCACCTCGCTCGAGAGCCGGCGTCCGGTGCTCACCGACCTCGCTCAGTTCGGACCCGCCTCGGCGGAACTGGCCCTCACCGCGACGATCATCGCGATCGTCCTCGGCGTGGGCGGGGGAGTGCTCGCCGCGCTCCGCGCCGACAAGATCAGCGACCAGGTGCTGCGCGTCGTCAGCCTCGGCGGCGTCTCGGTGCCGCTGTTCTGGCTGAGCCTCATCGCCACCGCGGTGCTCTCGACGAGCCTTCGTCTCTTCCCCTCGTCGGGGCGGCTCAACCCGGGCGTGCAGCCGCCGCCGCAGGTGACCGGCCTCTACACGATCGACTCGCTCATCGCCGGGAACCTCCCGCTGTTCGGCCAGGCGGTCTGGCATCTCGTGCTGCCGGCGCTCGTGCTCTCGATGCCGATGATCGGTCTGCTGCTGCGCTTCACCCGCTCGTCGACGCTCGAAGTGCTGAACAACGAGTACGTGCGCGCGGCTGAGGCGAAGGGGCTGCCGCGCTTCACCATCGTCCGTCGTCACGTGCTCCGCGGGGCACTCGTCCCCGTCATCACGGTGCTCGGCACGGCGTTCGCGTCGCTGCTCGCTGGCACCGTGCTCGTCGAGCAGATCTTCGCGTGGCCGGGGATCGGCTCCTACGCGTACCGCAGCGCCACCAACCTCGACCTCCCCGCCATCGTCGGGGTCACCCTCTTCGTCGCCATGGTCTACGTCGTCATCAACCTGCTGGTCGACGTGCTCTACGGCTTCATCGACCCGAGGATCCGCGCCGCATGA
- a CDS encoding ABC transporter permease — MSTPTATPTLDLDEARKGRWALRRRRLPRAWRRPLAVIGMVVIAFWVLVALFAPLLAPSDPLAQSFPRFLPPSPEHLFGTDGVGRDVLSRVIYGAQISLPVAVLLVILSVIIGGTIGALAGFFGGIVDTVLMRIVDLFFAFPAIILAMAVSAALGPSLTNAVLAIVVVSWPAYARVTRSLVLTLRDSNYIAASRLLGVSSTRALLREVLPNVGGPILVLATLELGNAVLLLSGLSFLGLGAVPPTPEWGAMVSEGARVFYNYWVALFPGIAIFSIVIAFNFLGDALRDALDPRVSRAVAASEL; from the coding sequence ATGAGCACCCCGACCGCCACTCCCACCCTCGACCTCGACGAGGCCCGCAAGGGACGCTGGGCGCTGCGCCGCCGCCGACTGCCTCGCGCCTGGCGCCGACCGCTCGCCGTCATCGGCATGGTCGTCATCGCCTTCTGGGTGCTGGTCGCCCTCTTCGCACCGCTGCTCGCCCCGAGCGATCCGCTCGCGCAGAGCTTCCCGCGTTTCCTGCCGCCGAGCCCCGAGCACCTGTTCGGCACCGACGGCGTCGGCCGCGACGTGCTGTCGCGAGTGATCTACGGTGCGCAGATCAGCCTGCCCGTCGCCGTGCTGCTCGTCATCCTCTCGGTGATCATCGGCGGCACGATCGGTGCCCTCGCCGGCTTCTTCGGCGGCATCGTCGACACCGTGCTGATGCGCATCGTCGACCTGTTCTTCGCCTTCCCCGCGATCATCCTGGCCATGGCGGTCTCGGCGGCGCTCGGCCCCTCGCTCACGAATGCGGTGCTCGCCATCGTCGTCGTGTCGTGGCCCGCCTACGCCCGTGTCACCCGTTCTCTCGTGCTGACGCTGCGCGACAGCAACTACATCGCCGCCAGCCGTCTGCTCGGTGTCTCCTCGACCAGGGCGCTGCTGCGCGAGGTGCTGCCCAACGTCGGAGGCCCGATCCTCGTCCTCGCGACCCTCGAACTCGGCAACGCCGTGCTCCTGCTCTCCGGGCTCTCGTTCCTGGGGCTCGGCGCCGTGCCGCCGACGCCCGAGTGGGGTGCCATGGTCTCGGAAGGCGCCCGCGTGTTCTACAACTACTGGGTGGCGCTGTTCCCCGGCATCGCGATCTTCTCGATCGTGATCGCGTTCAACTTCCTCGGCGACGCGCTCCGAGACGCGCTCGATCCGCGCGTCTCGCGCGCCGTCGCCGCGAGCGAACTGTGA
- a CDS encoding ABC transporter ATP-binding protein, which produces MSLLEIDDLRITVGNRVLVDGVSLRVEAGEAVGVAGESGSGKTLTVQTALGFLPGGAKATGEVRLDGVDVLTMKGESLRAIRGGTVAMVFQDPMTSLHPMLTIGTQLTEHMRTHLKLSRKAAESRAVEMLELVRIPDARGALSAYPHRFSGGMRQRIAIASALACEPRLLIADEITTALDVTVQAGILELLERLRVENDMAIVAITHDLGVMNVVSERLYVMYAGRVAEHGTTRDVLDRTRHPYSKALLDALPEAGRTGQPLIPIPGEPATPDKRPAGCAFHTRCAFAQESCRTVVPPRIVIEPGHDIACPPDPFAPDRVLLEERV; this is translated from the coding sequence ATGAGTCTTCTCGAGATCGACGACCTCCGCATCACCGTCGGAAACCGCGTCCTCGTCGACGGCGTCTCGCTGCGCGTCGAGGCGGGCGAGGCGGTCGGCGTCGCCGGCGAGAGCGGCAGTGGCAAGACGCTCACCGTGCAGACCGCGCTCGGATTCCTGCCCGGCGGGGCGAAGGCCACCGGGGAGGTGCGGCTCGACGGGGTCGACGTGCTCACCATGAAGGGCGAGTCGCTCCGCGCCATCCGCGGCGGTACCGTCGCGATGGTCTTCCAGGACCCGATGACCTCGCTGCACCCCATGCTGACGATCGGCACCCAGCTGACCGAGCACATGCGCACCCATCTGAAGCTCAGCCGCAAGGCCGCCGAATCGCGTGCGGTCGAGATGCTCGAACTCGTCCGCATCCCCGACGCGCGCGGCGCGCTGTCGGCCTACCCGCACCGGTTCTCGGGTGGCATGCGTCAGCGCATCGCCATCGCGAGCGCCCTCGCCTGCGAACCGCGCCTGCTGATCGCCGATGAGATCACCACCGCCCTCGACGTCACCGTGCAGGCCGGGATCCTCGAGCTGCTCGAGCGCCTCCGCGTCGAGAACGACATGGCGATCGTCGCGATCACCCACGACCTCGGCGTCATGAACGTCGTCTCCGAGCGGCTCTACGTCATGTACGCCGGGCGCGTCGCCGAACACGGCACCACCCGCGACGTGCTCGACCGCACCCGCCACCCGTACTCGAAGGCGCTGCTCGACGCCCTGCCCGAGGCGGGGCGCACGGGGCAGCCGCTCATCCCCATCCCCGGCGAGCCGGCGACGCCCGACAAGCGACCGGCCGGCTGCGCGTTCCACACGCGCTGCGCCTTCGCTCAGGAGAGCTGCCGCACCGTCGTGCCCCCGCGCATCGTGATCGAGCCGGGCCACGACATCGCCTGCCCGCCCGATCCGTTCGCACCCGACCGGGTGCTGCTCGAGGAGCGAGTCTGA
- a CDS encoding ABC transporter ATP-binding protein, translating to MPVLEADDVVVQYSRGRHHVRAVAGVTLTVDAGEIVGLVGESGCGKSSLGRAIVGLEQLAEGTVTLNGHPVTRIGRRARAARDRSLQMVFQDPYTSLNPRRRIWKQIADGFRERRRPAEARAAVLELLDAVGLPASSADRFPHEFSGGQRQRIAIARALAADPEVIVADEAISALDASTRAQVTNLLVRLARERRLGLLFISHDLSVVRHIADRVCVMYLGRIVEEGPTELVWERRLHPYTDALVRAIPTVGADAPRPEAPRGEVPDPAAPPAGCRFHPRCPFAREICTVEDQALRPIDSGQSAACVLQPTGGPAVALPDPVLRAG from the coding sequence ATGCCGGTTCTGGAAGCGGACGACGTCGTCGTCCAGTACTCGCGCGGCCGCCACCACGTGCGCGCCGTCGCGGGCGTCACCCTCACGGTCGACGCCGGCGAGATCGTCGGCCTCGTGGGGGAGTCCGGCTGCGGCAAGTCGTCGCTCGGCCGGGCCATCGTCGGGCTCGAGCAGCTCGCGGAGGGCACCGTCACCCTGAACGGCCACCCGGTGACCCGCATCGGCAGACGGGCTCGCGCGGCCCGCGACCGCTCGCTGCAGATGGTCTTCCAAGACCCCTACACCTCGCTGAACCCGCGCCGGCGCATTTGGAAGCAGATCGCGGACGGGTTCCGGGAGCGTCGCCGACCCGCCGAGGCCCGCGCGGCGGTGCTCGAGCTCCTCGACGCGGTCGGCCTGCCGGCCTCGAGCGCCGACCGATTCCCCCACGAGTTCTCGGGCGGCCAGCGTCAGCGCATCGCGATCGCCCGCGCCCTCGCCGCCGACCCCGAGGTCATCGTCGCCGACGAGGCGATCAGCGCGCTCGACGCGTCGACCCGCGCGCAGGTCACCAACCTGCTCGTGAGGCTCGCCCGCGAGCGCCGCCTGGGGCTGCTGTTCATCTCGCACGACCTGTCCGTCGTCCGGCACATCGCCGACCGGGTGTGCGTGATGTATCTCGGCCGCATCGTCGAAGAGGGGCCTACGGAGCTCGTCTGGGAGCGACGCCTCCACCCGTACACCGACGCCCTCGTGCGCGCCATCCCCACGGTCGGCGCCGACGCGCCCCGCCCGGAGGCGCCGCGCGGCGAGGTCCCCGATCCCGCAGCACCGCCCGCCGGATGCCGGTTCCACCCGCGCTGCCCCTTCGCCCGGGAGATCTGCACCGTCGAAGACCAGGCGTTGCGGCCCATCGACTCGGGGCAGAGCGCCGCGTGCGTGCTGCAGCCGACCGGCGGCCCCGCCGTCGCGCTCCCCGACCCGGTACTTCGGGCCGGCTGA
- a CDS encoding Xaa-Pro peptidase family protein: MAPITIDHPARVERLWAKLDEHRLDLVFLPASQSDFEYFTGVARRAPSFGGIGYANHWISGAFIAPGTPPLYVLTKHYQDFDMPAGMTGDVITARDGDDGGALFAQALDRFGGGQRRIGVASRSWAETSIALAALRPAAEIVVADRATNELRRIKDADEIELMRQAAGIVDLVYSEIEPTVVVGVTELELASRIDLRMRQLGSPGPSFDTGVFALGPGLVRDADVRVSTEAPPRGSAVSFDFGAIAQGYCNDFGRTVHLGDPSEEYERVYDLVIAAQEAGRAAAVPGATGSDVHAATRAVIVDGGYGEWFRHRTGHCIGLDVHELPYISEEDHTPLEPGMLFTIEPSVFWPGRVGVRVEDVFLLTENGAEAINRHPHAMVANR, from the coding sequence ATGGCACCGATCACGATCGATCATCCCGCCCGAGTCGAGCGCCTGTGGGCGAAGCTCGACGAGCACCGCCTCGACCTCGTCTTCCTGCCGGCCTCGCAGTCGGACTTCGAATACTTCACGGGCGTCGCCCGCCGCGCCCCCTCGTTCGGTGGCATCGGCTACGCGAACCACTGGATCTCCGGCGCCTTCATCGCTCCCGGCACACCGCCGCTCTACGTGCTGACCAAGCACTACCAGGACTTCGACATGCCCGCCGGGATGACGGGCGACGTGATCACCGCCCGTGACGGCGACGACGGCGGTGCCCTCTTCGCGCAGGCGCTCGATCGCTTCGGCGGCGGGCAGCGGCGCATCGGCGTCGCCTCGCGCTCCTGGGCCGAGACGAGCATCGCATTGGCCGCGCTGCGACCCGCTGCCGAGATCGTCGTTGCCGACCGGGCGACGAACGAGCTGCGCCGCATCAAAGACGCGGACGAGATCGAGCTGATGCGGCAGGCGGCGGGCATCGTCGACCTCGTCTACTCCGAGATCGAGCCGACCGTCGTCGTCGGGGTCACCGAGCTGGAGCTCGCCTCACGCATCGATCTGCGGATGCGGCAGCTGGGCTCACCGGGGCCATCGTTCGACACGGGCGTCTTCGCGCTCGGGCCCGGGCTGGTGCGCGACGCCGACGTGCGCGTCTCGACCGAAGCGCCGCCGCGGGGTTCCGCGGTCAGCTTCGACTTCGGCGCGATCGCGCAGGGCTACTGCAACGACTTCGGACGCACCGTGCACCTGGGCGACCCGAGCGAGGAGTACGAGCGCGTGTACGACCTCGTCATCGCGGCGCAGGAGGCCGGCCGGGCTGCCGCGGTGCCGGGCGCGACAGGGTCCGACGTGCACGCGGCGACCCGCGCGGTCATCGTCGATGGCGGGTACGGCGAGTGGTTCCGTCACCGCACCGGGCACTGCATCGGCCTCGACGTGCACGAACTGCCCTACATCTCGGAAGAGGATCACACGCCACTCGAGCCGGGCATGCTGTTCACCATCGAACCGTCGGTGTTCTGGCCGGGACGCGTCGGAGTCCGCGTCGAAGACGTCTTCCTGCTCACCGAGAACGGCGCCGAGGCGATCAACCGTCATCCGCACGCGATGGTGGCGAACCGATGA
- a CDS encoding TIGR03618 family F420-dependent PPOX class oxidoreductase, which yields MTIDSRVAGLIRDGAFAAFTTLAAGGAPTTQMMWVDHDDEHILINTEIGRAKYRHVQDDPRVVVLIPDPADPYRYAEIRGRVVDEVAGRTARDHIDVLSERYFGRPYDPDAIGTERVQLKIAPDRVHLHGFER from the coding sequence ATGACGATCGATTCCCGCGTCGCCGGGCTGATCCGCGACGGCGCATTCGCCGCGTTCACGACGTTGGCGGCCGGCGGAGCCCCAACGACGCAGATGATGTGGGTCGATCACGACGACGAGCACATCCTCATCAACACCGAGATCGGCCGCGCGAAGTACCGACACGTGCAGGACGACCCCCGGGTGGTCGTCCTCATCCCGGATCCCGCCGACCCGTACCGGTACGCCGAGATCCGCGGACGGGTCGTCGACGAGGTCGCCGGGCGCACGGCGCGCGACCACATCGACGTGCTGTCCGAGCGCTACTTCGGGCGTCCCTACGACCCTGACGCGATCGGCACCGAGCGGGTGCAGCTGAAGATCGCGCCCGACCGGGTGCACCTGCACGGATTCGAGCGGTGA
- a CDS encoding Lrp/AsnC family transcriptional regulator yields MTNREPSASRGRGDRSSEAARSPMSGMARELEKQRTSVEVDDVDLELLRLLSRDSRVSQRQLARDVGMSPPAVGERIARLERQGLIRGYTTVVDWAALGFPILVYIPMTLTADADLDAILEELRGMPELVELTVVTGSFDMIARFRLRDHSHLQALLLDRIWPIRGLQRIETFLSLGEVIAERRLSEILEMTADRSDTD; encoded by the coding sequence ATGACGAACAGGGAGCCGTCCGCGTCGCGGGGCCGCGGCGACCGGTCCTCGGAGGCGGCGCGGTCGCCGATGTCGGGCATGGCGCGCGAACTCGAGAAGCAGCGCACGAGCGTCGAAGTCGACGACGTCGACCTCGAACTGCTCCGTCTGCTGAGCCGCGACTCGCGTGTCTCGCAGCGCCAGCTCGCCCGCGACGTCGGGATGTCACCGCCCGCCGTCGGAGAGCGCATCGCGCGGTTGGAACGGCAAGGACTCATCCGCGGCTACACGACCGTTGTCGATTGGGCGGCGCTCGGCTTCCCGATCCTCGTCTACATCCCGATGACGCTCACCGCCGACGCCGACCTCGACGCGATCCTCGAGGAGCTGCGCGGCATGCCCGAACTGGTGGAGCTGACCGTCGTCACCGGCAGCTTCGACATGATCGCGCGCTTCCGGTTGCGCGACCACTCTCACCTTCAGGCTCTGCTGCTCGACCGGATCTGGCCCATCCGCGGGCTTCAGCGCATCGAGACCTTCCTGAGCCTCGGCGAGGTGATCGCGGAACGCCGGCTCTCGGAGATCCTCGAGATGACGGCGGACCGCTCCGACACCGACTGA
- a CDS encoding HpcH/HpaI aldolase/citrate lyase family protein — protein sequence MTSSDSSRRTVGAWSMLGAPAAAAALAGIGADWVLLDAQHGLYDDRSILDTVARLAAMRTGHPTLVRVPANDAAWIGRALDAGADGVVVPMIRDAADAAKAAAAVRYAPDGTRSWGPMSAYWGGAGEDAATANGRVTCNVMIETPGALAEVESIAATPGVDMLFVGPFDLSIALGTTHAELLADTSPESPLRRIVAAARAAGIRSGAYGGTLEAAAALYGHGFDDVAVVVDTAVLTAAGADSVERARNL from the coding sequence GTGACTTCCTCCGATTCCTCCCGCCGCACGGTCGGCGCCTGGTCCATGCTCGGCGCCCCGGCGGCCGCGGCCGCCCTCGCCGGTATCGGCGCGGACTGGGTGCTCCTCGATGCCCAGCACGGCCTGTACGACGACCGCTCGATCCTCGACACGGTCGCCCGGTTGGCGGCGATGCGCACAGGCCACCCGACGCTCGTGCGCGTGCCGGCGAACGACGCGGCCTGGATCGGCAGGGCGCTCGACGCGGGGGCGGACGGCGTGGTCGTGCCCATGATTCGCGACGCCGCCGATGCGGCGAAGGCCGCCGCAGCGGTGCGGTACGCCCCCGACGGCACGCGCAGCTGGGGGCCGATGTCGGCGTACTGGGGCGGCGCGGGCGAAGACGCCGCGACCGCCAACGGCCGGGTCACCTGCAACGTGATGATCGAGACTCCCGGCGCCCTCGCCGAGGTCGAGTCGATCGCGGCGACCCCCGGCGTCGACATGCTGTTCGTCGGCCCCTTCGACCTCTCCATCGCGCTCGGCACGACGCACGCCGAGCTCTTGGCGGACACGTCCCCGGAGTCACCGCTGCGCCGCATCGTAGCGGCGGCGCGCGCGGCCGGCATCCGCTCCGGGGCGTACGGCGGCACCCTCGAGGCCGCCGCGGCGCTCTACGGCCACGGCTTCGACGACGTCGCCGTTGTCGTCGACACGGCGGTGCTCACCGCCGCCGGCGCCGACTCCGTGGAGCGCGCCAGAAACCTCTGA
- a CDS encoding pyridoxal phosphate-dependent aminotransferase, whose amino-acid sequence MLKPAPHAATVPASGIREIVDLAMQAATPVRRLEIGEPDFPTPAHIVEAAFDAARVSTSYVQSAGMPVLRNAIIERLGERYGLDLALPEVVVSQGAVGAVSALISIVAGPGDEVLIPDPAWPNYEMQALLAGATPTFYPLRPEAGFLPDVAEIEALLTPRTRAIVINSPGNPTGAVMPRSDVERVVALAAARDILVISDEVYDEILFDGEPANAAGFDRDHVASVFSFSKTYAMTGWRVGYSVIPRSLSAPFASVLETTLSCVSSVTQAAALAAITGPQDQVAAMRTAYRRRRDLAVGLLREAGLDIGTPAGAFYLMIPLADGADSRAAALDLVRQGVALAPGSAFGANAPHHLRMSLAAHDDDIAAGVRTFLDWRAATDGGLRVARAGSAG is encoded by the coding sequence ATGTTGAAGCCCGCACCGCACGCCGCGACCGTCCCCGCGTCCGGGATCCGCGAGATCGTCGATCTGGCGATGCAGGCCGCGACGCCGGTGCGGCGGCTCGAGATCGGCGAACCCGACTTCCCGACGCCCGCGCACATCGTTGAAGCCGCGTTCGACGCGGCCCGGGTGAGCACCTCGTACGTCCAATCCGCGGGGATGCCGGTGCTGCGGAACGCGATCATCGAGCGGCTCGGCGAACGGTACGGCCTCGATCTCGCGCTTCCGGAAGTGGTCGTCTCCCAGGGCGCCGTCGGGGCGGTGTCGGCCCTCATCTCGATCGTCGCCGGCCCGGGCGACGAGGTCCTCATCCCCGACCCGGCCTGGCCGAACTACGAGATGCAGGCCCTCCTCGCCGGGGCGACGCCGACCTTCTACCCCCTGCGACCCGAGGCGGGGTTCCTCCCGGACGTCGCCGAGATCGAAGCGCTGCTCACGCCCCGCACCCGAGCCATCGTGATCAACTCGCCCGGCAACCCGACCGGCGCCGTCATGCCGCGCAGCGACGTCGAACGGGTCGTCGCGCTCGCCGCCGCACGCGACATCCTCGTCATCAGCGACGAGGTGTACGACGAGATCCTCTTCGACGGCGAACCGGCGAACGCGGCGGGCTTCGACCGCGACCACGTCGCGTCGGTGTTCAGCTTCTCGAAAACCTACGCGATGACCGGGTGGCGGGTCGGCTACTCGGTGATCCCGCGCTCCCTGTCGGCACCGTTCGCGAGCGTGCTCGAGACCACCCTGTCGTGCGTGTCGAGCGTGACGCAGGCGGCGGCGCTCGCCGCGATCACCGGCCCCCAGGATCAGGTCGCCGCCATGCGCACCGCCTACCGACGAAGGCGGGATCTCGCGGTCGGTCTGCTCCGCGAGGCGGGCCTCGACATCGGAACCCCGGCGGGAGCCTTCTATCTGATGATCCCGCTCGCGGACGGCGCCGACTCCCGCGCCGCCGCCCTCGATCTCGTCCGGCAGGGGGTGGCACTGGCGCCCGGATCCGCGTTCGGTGCGAACGCCCCTCACCACCTCCGGATGTCGCTCGCCGCGCACGACGACGACATCGCCGCCGGGGTGCGCACCTTCCTCGACTGGCGCGCCGCGACCGACGGCGGGCTCCGGGTCGCTCGCGCCGGATCGGCCGGGTGA